A window of the Miscanthus floridulus cultivar M001 chromosome 14, ASM1932011v1, whole genome shotgun sequence genome harbors these coding sequences:
- the LOC136502814 gene encoding uncharacterized protein isoform X4: MSPGELRTSFPDLGLPTLTEGQTNSSGDLSSEGELQVTCFTEDLHDVILHFQIVRFPKQIYVWVGCSTTKFGHLYAAATTRPDNRVSVTSVLGGTSDNTGSSMARRVVLKTGLNIVLACNIPKDSPMLEAAAERKLVEKLKGLGYSRTTADKATTSTAH, encoded by the exons ATGTCTCCAGGGGAGCTGAGAACTAGCTTTCCAGATTTGGGTTTGCCCACCTTGACAGAGGGCCAAACTAATTCTTCAGGTGACTTATCATCCGAGGGGGAGCTGCAAGTAACTTGTTTCACAGAGGACCTTCATGATGTCATACTTCATTTTCAGATAGTGAGGTTCCCTAAACAG ATCTATGTGTGGGTTGGATGCAGCACAACAAAGTTTGGCCATTTGTATGCTGCTGCAACCACTAGGCCG GATAACAGAGTGAGTGTCACCTCTGTACTAGGTGGAACATCTGATAACACTGGATCAAGCATGGCCCGTCGTGTAG TGCTGAAGACCGGTCTGAACATAGTCCTGGCATGCAACATCCCAAAAGACAGCCCGATGCTCGAG GCCGCTGCGGAGAGGAAGCTGGTGGAGAAGCTGAAAGGTTTGGGTTACAGCAGAACCACAGCTGATAAGGCTACCACTTCCACTGCACATTGA
- the LOC136502814 gene encoding uncharacterized protein isoform X1 — MSPGELRTSFPDLGLPTLTEGQTNSSGDLSSEGELQVTCFTEDLHDVILHFQIVRFPKQIYVWVGCSTTKFGHLYAAATTRPVSSNCFILRKDNRVSVTSVLGGTSDNTGSSMARRVVLKTGLNIVLACNIPKDSPMLEVPTATGRCGEEAGGEAERFGLQQNHS; from the exons ATGTCTCCAGGGGAGCTGAGAACTAGCTTTCCAGATTTGGGTTTGCCCACCTTGACAGAGGGCCAAACTAATTCTTCAGGTGACTTATCATCCGAGGGGGAGCTGCAAGTAACTTGTTTCACAGAGGACCTTCATGATGTCATACTTCATTTTCAGATAGTGAGGTTCCCTAAACAG ATCTATGTGTGGGTTGGATGCAGCACAACAAAGTTTGGCCATTTGTATGCTGCTGCAACCACTAGGCCGGTAAGCAGTAATTGCTTTATTCTTAGAAAG GATAACAGAGTGAGTGTCACCTCTGTACTAGGTGGAACATCTGATAACACTGGATCAAGCATGGCCCGTCGTGTAG TGCTGAAGACCGGTCTGAACATAGTCCTGGCATGCAACATCCCAAAAGACAGCCCGATGCTCGAGGTACCCACAGCCACAG GCCGCTGCGGAGAGGAAGCTGGTGGAGAAGCTGAAAGGTTTGGGTTACAGCAGAACCACAGCTGA
- the LOC136502814 gene encoding uncharacterized protein isoform X2, whose amino-acid sequence MSPGELRTSFPDLGLPTLTEGQTNSSGDLSSEGELQVTCFTEDLHDVILHFQIVRFPKQIYVWVGCSTTKFGHLYAAATTRPDNRVSVTSVLGGTSDNTGSSMARRVVLKTGLNIVLACNIPKDSPMLEVPTATGRCGEEAGGEAERFGLQQNHS is encoded by the exons ATGTCTCCAGGGGAGCTGAGAACTAGCTTTCCAGATTTGGGTTTGCCCACCTTGACAGAGGGCCAAACTAATTCTTCAGGTGACTTATCATCCGAGGGGGAGCTGCAAGTAACTTGTTTCACAGAGGACCTTCATGATGTCATACTTCATTTTCAGATAGTGAGGTTCCCTAAACAG ATCTATGTGTGGGTTGGATGCAGCACAACAAAGTTTGGCCATTTGTATGCTGCTGCAACCACTAGGCCG GATAACAGAGTGAGTGTCACCTCTGTACTAGGTGGAACATCTGATAACACTGGATCAAGCATGGCCCGTCGTGTAG TGCTGAAGACCGGTCTGAACATAGTCCTGGCATGCAACATCCCAAAAGACAGCCCGATGCTCGAGGTACCCACAGCCACAG GCCGCTGCGGAGAGGAAGCTGGTGGAGAAGCTGAAAGGTTTGGGTTACAGCAGAACCACAGCTGA
- the LOC136502814 gene encoding uncharacterized protein isoform X3, which translates to MSPGELRTSFPDLGLPTLTEGQTNSSGDLSSEGELQVTCFTEDLHDVILHFQIVRFPKQDNRVSVTSVLGGTSDNTGSSMARRVVLKTGLNIVLACNIPKDSPMLEVPTATGRCGEEAGGEAERFGLQQNHS; encoded by the exons ATGTCTCCAGGGGAGCTGAGAACTAGCTTTCCAGATTTGGGTTTGCCCACCTTGACAGAGGGCCAAACTAATTCTTCAGGTGACTTATCATCCGAGGGGGAGCTGCAAGTAACTTGTTTCACAGAGGACCTTCATGATGTCATACTTCATTTTCAGATAGTGAGGTTCCCTAAACAG GATAACAGAGTGAGTGTCACCTCTGTACTAGGTGGAACATCTGATAACACTGGATCAAGCATGGCCCGTCGTGTAG TGCTGAAGACCGGTCTGAACATAGTCCTGGCATGCAACATCCCAAAAGACAGCCCGATGCTCGAGGTACCCACAGCCACAG GCCGCTGCGGAGAGGAAGCTGGTGGAGAAGCTGAAAGGTTTGGGTTACAGCAGAACCACAGCTGA
- the LOC136502813 gene encoding uncharacterized protein, translating into MQFIRPILVRLFGYPNVGTSATPMHRLSSPCRFPLSFMASATTRWWPPALEQRASPLMVSPNPPVSRVYRLPCGHRNMATISRVKDDESDKPNRLLPISSANVINLPLDNIEKRGAILGVIAGDDTSDKDACWETSEVIYVKHETCGEIVKHTVTEEDGRSTTEDHKGKIGVSDDEGYTVNNVLARSRHRDGSIYRGMGDTWWKKQYCTADRNETRLEAMALSDPTDCIIHDGSCIRHQPNGMLQILSLELAEISAHGGLVELYGYIAVRDNVDALLNYVINFSRDEPIIAKQGSLINMAGPKRGVHMMDLALIEYDMRIKTGEQEKDDLYLIDGASMIGLAGLWNYPFTMRIPGDCGAVNLTLARLNDAVEATIEVLISEVQNSFSLFLGCLTSGLNKEIQLFDGAVAKSCGLRRSVVAVVNDSSIDLKFKLGSLLSSSDQHCCSFNTKTHGHDTQEIKTDFALISVKVTWSTLPDGTRGYYEW; encoded by the exons ATGCAATTCATCCGCCCTATTCTAGTACGTCTCTTCGGATACCCTAACGTCGGCACCTCTGCTACCCCAATGCACCGCCTCTCCTCCCCCTGTCGATTTCCCCTCTCTTTCATGGCATCTGCGACGACTCGCTGGTGGCCACCAGCGCTTGAGCAACGAGCTTCCCCACTCATGGTGTCTCCCAATCCACCTGTCAGTCGTGTTTACCG ACTTCCTTGTGGACATCGGAACATGGCCACCATCAGTCGAGTAAAAGATGATGAGTCTGATAAACCAAACAGGCTGCTGCCCATCTCTTCTGCCAACGTTATTAATCTTCCCTTGGACAACATTGAGAAAAGGGGTGCAATCTTGGGGGTTATAGCTGGAGATGACACAAGTGATAAAGATGCTTGTTGGGAAACCTCGGAGGTTATATATGTCAAACATGAGACATGTGGGGAAATTGTGAAGCACACTGTCACTGAGGAAGATGGAAGGAGCACAACTGAGGATCATAAGGGCAAAATAGGTGTCAGTGATGATGAAGGATATACTGTGAATAATGTACTTGCAAGAAGTAGACACCGTGACGGTTCTATATACAGGGGCATGGGCGATACATGGTGGAAAAAACAGTATTGTACTGCAGACCGTAATGAGA CTCGGTTGGAGGCAATGGCATTATCAGATCCTACAGATTGTATCATTCACGATGGAAGTTGCATTCGACATCAGCCTAATGGCATGCTGCAAATTTTGTCATTAGAGTTGGCTGAAATTTCTGCGCATGGTGGCTTAGTAGAGTTATATGGGTACATTGCAGTGCGGGATAATGTGGATGCATTGCTTAATTATGTCATCAATTTTAGCAGGGATGAACCCATCATTGCGAAGCAG GGTTCTCTCATCAACATGGCTGGCCCTAAGCGAGGGGTCCACATGATGGACCTTGCTCTAATCGAATATGACATGAGGATCAAGACAGGTGAACAGGAAAAGGATGACCTATATCTGATTGATGGTGCATCAATGATAGGCCTTGCAGGCTTATGGAATTATCCATTTACAATGCGCATCCCTGGTGATTGTGGTGCAGTTAACCTAACTTTAGCACGTCTTAATGATGCAGTTGAGGCGACTATAGAGGTTCTCATATCGGAAGTGCAAAACAGTTTCAGTTTGTTTCTTGGTTGTTTAACAAGTGGATTGAATAAGGAAATTCAGCTCTTTGATGGTGCCGTAGCCAAGTCATGTGGCTTAAGGAGGTCTGTGGTTGCTGTAGTGAATGATTCATCGATAGATTTGAAGTTCAAATTAGGCTCACTGTTATCTAGTTCCGACCAACATTGCTGCTCGTTCAACACAAAAACCCATGGGCATGATACCCAGGAAATAAAGACTGATTTTGCATTAATATCAGTGAAGGTGACTTGGTCAACTTTGCCGGATGGGACACGAGGCTACTACGAGTGGTAA
- the LOC136505114 gene encoding amino acid permease 3-like has product MASHNGGTTKHLAPMEVSVEAGNAGAAEYLDEDGRPRRTGTFWTASAHIITAVIGSGVLSLAWAIAQLGWVAGPAAMLLFAFATYYTATLLAECYRTGDPDTGKRNYTYMDAVRSNLGGARVAFCGVIQYANLVGVAIGYTIASSISMQAISRAGCFHKRGHAVPCKSSSNPYMILFGAVQILFSQIPDFDQIWWLSIVAAVMSFTYSSIGLSLGIAQTISNGGFKGSLTGISIGADVTSTQKVWHSLQAFGDIAFAYSFSNILIEIQDTIKAPPPSESKVMQKATRLSVATTTIFYMLCGCMGYAAFGDKAPDNLLTGFGFFEPFWLIDIANIAIVVHLVGAYQVFCQPIFAFVERRAAGAWPDSAFIARELRVGPFALSLFRLTWRSAFVCVTTVVAMLLPFFGNVVGFLGAVSFWPLTVYFPVEMYIKQRRVPRGSTKWICLQTLSVGCLFVSIAAAAGSIADVIAALKVYHPFSS; this is encoded by the exons ATGGCGTCGCACAACGGCGGCACCACCAAGCACCTAGCGCCGATGGAGGTCTCTGTGGAGGCCGGCAACGCCGGCGCCGCCGAGTATCTCGACGAAGACGGGCGCCCGCGCCGCACCGGCACGTTCTGGACGGCGAGCGCGCACATAATCACCGCCGTCATCGGCTCCGGCGTCCTCTCCCTCGCCTGGGCCATCGCGCAGCTGGGCTGGGTCGCCGGCCCGGCGGCCATGTTGCTGTTCGCCTTCGCCACCTACTACACGGCCACGCTGCTCGCCGAGTGCTACCGGACGGGGGACCCGGACACGGGGAAGCGCAACTACACGTACATGGACGCCGTGCGCTCCAACCTCGGCGGCGCCAGGGTCGCCTTCTGCGGCGTCATCCAGTACGCCAACCTCGTCGGCGTCGCCATCGGATACACCATCGCGTCGTCCATCAGCATGCAGGCCATCAGTAGGGCTGGGTGCTTCCATAAGAGGGGGCATGCCGTGCCCTGCAAGAGCTCGAGCAACCCGTACATGATCCTGTTTGGAGCCGTGCAGATTTTGTTCTCGCAGATACCCGACTTCGACCAGATTTGGTGGTTATCCATTGTTGCCGCTGTTATGTCTTTCACCTACTCCAGCATCGGACTCTCCCTGGGCATCGCACAGACCATCT CTAATGGTGGGTTCAAGGGCAGCCTCACCGGCATCAGCATCGGCGCCGACGTCACCTCCACGCAGAAGGTCTGGCACAGCCTGCAGGCCTTCGGCGACATCGCCTTCGCCTACTCCTTCTCCAACATCCTCATCGAGATCCAA GACACGATCAAGGCGCCGCCACCGTCGGAGTCGAAGGTGATGCAGAAGGCGACGCGTCTGAGCGTAGCAACCACCACCATCTTCTACATGCTGTGCGGGTGCATGGGGTACGCGGCTTTCGGCGACAAGGCccccgacaacctcctcaccgggTTCGGCTTCTTCGAGCCGTTCTGGCTCATCGACATCGCCAACATCGCCATCGTGGTGCACCTCGTCGGCGCGTACCAGGTCTTCTGCCAGCCCATCTTCGCCTTCGTGGAGCGCCGCGCTGCCGGTGCCTGGCCGGACAGCGCCTTCATCGCCCGGGAGCTCCGTGTCGGTCCGTTTGCCCTGAGCCTTTTCCGCCTGACATGGCGGTCGGCGTTCGTGTGCGTCACCACCGTCGTCGCCATGCTCCTGCCCTTCTTCGGCAACGTGGTGGGGTTCCTCGGCGCCGTCTCCTTCTGGCCGCTCACCGTCTACTTCCCCGTCGAGATGTACATCAAGCAGCGCCGCGTGCCGCGCGGCAGCACCAAGTGGATCTGCCTCCAGACGCTCAGCGTCGGGTGTCTGTTCGTGTCAATCGCCGCCGCGGCGGGCTCCATCGCCGACGTCATCGCCGCGCTCAAGGTGTACCACCCGTTCAGCAGTTAA